One segment of Clostridium botulinum DNA contains the following:
- the ilvB gene encoding biosynthetic-type acetolactate synthase large subunit produces the protein MLLTGAEILIKSLVDEGIDTVFGYPGGAVLNIYDELYKYKEKIRHVLTCHEQAAAHAADGYARATGKVGVCIATSGPGATNLVTGIATAYMDSIPMVAITGNVAKPLLGKDSFQEVDITGITMPITKHNYIVKNIDDLQDVIREAFYIAEEGRKGPVLIDIPKDITSNKTEYKKLIPKKVTKGIENIKEGSFDEAINYINNCKKPFIYAGGGIVSSEATEELIKFAEKIGAPVATSLMCTSEFPFEHNLYTGMIGMHGTKASNIGATQCDLLIVLGARFSDRVISNQSHIKNAKIIHIDIDPAEINKNIKVNSCIIGDLKYVLNKITPLVGKRENKEWINFITSLKEENHIDESNNGELTPKFLFDKLNKLNDGSFIITTEVGQHQMWASQYFNYINRRSFLSSGGLGTMGYGFGAAIGAQIGKPDKKVFNIAGDGSFGMNCNEMATAVKNKLLLVVIVMNNNALGMVRQWQTLFYEKRYSETTLDRQTDYVKLAEAFGAKGFRVEKREDLEEALKKAIASKEPALIDYVISNDKKVFPMVAPGAPINQIISEEDIN, from the coding sequence ATGTTATTAACGGGGGCTGAAATATTGATAAAGTCTCTTGTTGATGAGGGTATAGACACAGTTTTTGGATACCCTGGAGGGGCTGTTTTAAATATATATGATGAATTATATAAATATAAAGAGAAAATTCGTCATGTTTTAACTTGTCATGAACAAGCAGCTGCACATGCAGCAGATGGATATGCCAGAGCAACTGGTAAGGTTGGTGTATGTATAGCGACATCAGGACCAGGAGCAACAAATTTAGTTACAGGGATAGCAACAGCTTATATGGATTCAATTCCTATGGTAGCTATTACAGGAAATGTAGCTAAACCACTTCTTGGTAAAGATAGTTTTCAAGAGGTAGATATAACTGGTATCACAATGCCAATTACAAAGCATAACTACATTGTAAAAAATATAGATGATCTTCAGGATGTAATAAGAGAAGCATTTTATATAGCTGAAGAAGGTAGAAAAGGTCCAGTTTTAATAGATATACCAAAGGATATAACCTCTAATAAAACAGAATATAAAAAATTGATTCCTAAAAAAGTAACTAAGGGAATAGAGAATATAAAAGAAGGTTCATTTGATGAGGCTATAAATTATATAAATAATTGTAAAAAACCATTTATATATGCTGGGGGCGGAATTGTTTCTTCTGAAGCAACAGAAGAGCTAATAAAGTTTGCAGAAAAAATAGGAGCACCTGTAGCTACTTCTTTAATGTGTACTTCTGAGTTTCCATTTGAGCATAATTTATATACAGGAATGATTGGAATGCATGGGACAAAAGCATCAAATATAGGTGCAACGCAGTGTGACTTATTAATAGTATTAGGGGCAAGATTTAGTGACAGAGTTATAAGTAATCAAAGTCATATTAAAAATGCAAAAATAATTCATATAGATATAGATCCGGCAGAAATAAATAAAAATATAAAAGTAAATTCATGTATAATTGGTGATTTAAAATATGTGTTAAATAAAATAACACCGTTAGTGGGGAAAAGAGAAAATAAAGAATGGATTAATTTTATAACTTCTCTTAAAGAAGAAAATCACATAGATGAAAGCAATAATGGAGAATTAACACCAAAGTTTTTATTTGATAAGCTGAATAAACTAAATGATGGTAGTTTTATAATTACAACTGAAGTTGGACAACATCAAATGTGGGCTTCTCAGTATTTTAATTATATAAATAGAAGAAGTTTTTTAAGTTCAGGTGGACTTGGAACAATGGGGTATGGCTTTGGAGCTGCTATAGGTGCTCAAATAGGTAAGCCAGATAAAAAAGTATTTAATATTGCTGGAGACGGAAGTTTTGGAATGAATTGCAATGAGATGGCTACAGCAGTTAAAAATAAATTACTATTGGTAGTTATAGTTATGAATAACAATGCACTAGGAATGGTAAGACAATGGCAAACATTATTCTATGAAAAAAGATATTCAGAGACAACTTTAGATAGGCAAACAGATTATGTTAAACTTGCAGAAGCTTTTGGTGCTAAGGGGTTTAGAGTTGAAAAAAGAGAAGATCTTGAAGAGGCTTTAAAGAAAGCAATTGCATCAAAAGAACCTGCTTTAATAGATTATGTAATAAGTAATGATAAAAAAGTTTTTCCTATGGTTGCACCTGGGGCACCCATTAATCAAATTATAAGTGAAGAAGATATAAATTAA
- the ilvC gene encoding ketol-acid reductoisomerase, translating to MTKMYYEKDTDLNLLKGKTIAVIGYGSQGHAHALNAKESGCNVIIGLYEGSKSWGKAEAQGFEVFSTAEAAKKADIIMILINDELQAAMYKKDIEPNLESGNMLMFAHGFNIHFDQITAPKDVDVTMIAPKGPGHTVRSEYQLGKGVPCLVAVHQDATGRALETALAYANAIGGARAGVLETTFRTETETDLFGEQAVLCGGVCALMQAGFETLVEAGYDERNAYFECIHEMKLIVDLIYQSGFAGMRYSVSNTAEYGDYITGSKIITEETKKTMKKILKDIQDGTFAKDFLLDMSEAGGQAHFKAMRKLAAEHKSEAVGSEIRKLYCWNNEDKLINN from the coding sequence ATGACAAAAATGTATTATGAAAAAGACACAGATTTAAATTTATTAAAGGGAAAGACTATTGCAGTAATAGGCTATGGTAGTCAAGGACACGCTCATGCATTAAACGCTAAAGAATCAGGATGTAATGTAATTATAGGATTATATGAAGGTAGCAAATCATGGGGCAAAGCAGAAGCACAAGGATTTGAAGTGTTTAGCACAGCTGAGGCAGCAAAAAAAGCTGATATAATCATGATTCTTATAAATGATGAATTACAAGCAGCAATGTATAAGAAGGATATTGAACCAAATCTTGAATCAGGAAATATGTTAATGTTTGCTCATGGTTTTAATATTCATTTTGATCAAATAACAGCACCTAAAGATGTTGATGTAACAATGATTGCTCCAAAAGGACCAGGACATACAGTAAGAAGTGAATATCAATTAGGTAAAGGTGTTCCTTGTCTTGTAGCAGTACATCAAGATGCAACTGGTAGGGCTTTAGAAACTGCACTTGCATATGCAAATGCAATTGGTGGAGCGAGAGCTGGTGTTCTTGAAACAACTTTTAGAACAGAAACTGAAACTGATTTATTTGGAGAACAAGCAGTTCTTTGTGGTGGAGTTTGTGCTCTTATGCAAGCTGGTTTTGAAACATTAGTAGAGGCTGGATACGATGAAAGAAATGCTTATTTTGAATGTATACATGAAATGAAATTAATAGTAGATCTTATTTATCAATCAGGTTTTGCTGGAATGAGATATTCAGTTTCAAATACAGCTGAATATGGCGATTATATTACAGGATCTAAGATAATTACTGAAGAAACTAAGAAGACTATGAAAAAAATACTTAAGGATATTCAAGATGGAACTTTTGCAAAAGATTTCTTATTAGATATGTCTGAAGCTGGAGGACAAGCTCACTTTAAAGCAATGAGAAAATTGGCAGCAGAACATAAATCAGAAGCAGTTGGTAGTGAAATACGTAAACTTTATTGTTGGAATAATGAAGACAAACTAATAAATAACTAA
- a CDS encoding ABC transporter ATP-binding protein yields MSKDLKKISNQKRGPMGGHGPGPRMVLPGEKAKDFKGTLKRLLGYLKPRRFTLIFVFIMAILSTLFNILSPKVMGEATTTLFNGVTMKLQGIPGAKIDFYALKNILILLTSLYLFSAFFGYLQQYFMAGVAQKTVQKMRKDVNEKLARLPLKYFDSNSHGDILSRVTNDIDNISSTLQQSLTQLITAIVTMVGILIMMLSISPIMTLICLITLPACIFATRPIIKRSQKFFLKQQKELGKLNGHIEEMYTGHQIIKAFGHEEKAIDTFNEINDKLYQAGWKAQFVSGLMMPLMNFINNIGYVLVSVVGGLLVTKKYITIGDIQAFIQYSKQFTQPINQTANIANIIQSTIASAERVFEILDEIEEIQDTNTSKVDEHTINNLQGSVKFDHVKFGYKEDSILIEDMNIDVKPGETIAIVGPTGAGKTTLVNLLMRFYEINDGKITIDGINIIDFNRGDLRTTFGMVLQDTWLFKGTIKENIAYGKENSTDEDVIKAAKAAHADHFIRTLPKGYDTLLNEDASNISQGQKQLLTIARAILANPRILILDEATSSVDTRTESYIQNAMTRLMEGRTNFVIAHRLSTIKDADLILVMNHGDVIEKGTHSELLAQKGFYSDLYNSQFNHDEEAV; encoded by the coding sequence ATGAGTAAAGATCTTAAAAAGATATCTAATCAAAAACGTGGACCTATGGGTGGACACGGACCTGGACCCCGTATGGTTTTACCTGGTGAAAAAGCTAAAGATTTTAAAGGAACACTAAAAAGACTACTTGGATATTTAAAACCTAGAAGATTTACTCTTATTTTTGTTTTTATAATGGCTATATTAAGTACATTATTTAATATACTAAGCCCTAAAGTAATGGGTGAAGCTACTACTACTTTATTTAATGGTGTAACCATGAAACTACAAGGGATTCCAGGCGCAAAAATAGATTTTTATGCTTTAAAAAATATTTTAATTCTTCTTACTTCTTTATATTTATTTAGTGCATTCTTTGGATATTTGCAACAATACTTTATGGCTGGAGTTGCACAAAAAACTGTTCAAAAAATGCGTAAAGATGTAAATGAAAAATTAGCCAGATTACCTTTAAAATATTTTGATTCAAATTCTCATGGTGATATTTTAAGTAGAGTTACTAATGATATTGATAATATAAGTAGTACTTTACAACAAAGTTTAACACAACTTATCACAGCTATTGTTACTATGGTTGGAATACTTATAATGATGCTTAGCATCAGTCCTATAATGACTTTGATTTGTTTAATTACGTTACCTGCTTGTATATTTGCCACAAGACCAATAATAAAGCGTTCTCAAAAGTTCTTTTTAAAACAACAAAAAGAACTTGGGAAATTAAATGGTCATATTGAAGAAATGTATACTGGTCATCAAATTATTAAAGCTTTTGGACATGAAGAAAAGGCTATTGATACATTTAATGAGATAAATGATAAACTTTATCAAGCTGGTTGGAAGGCTCAATTTGTATCTGGTCTTATGATGCCCTTAATGAATTTCATAAATAATATAGGATATGTATTAGTTTCAGTTGTTGGTGGATTATTGGTTACTAAAAAATATATAACTATTGGTGATATTCAAGCATTTATTCAGTATTCAAAACAATTCACTCAACCAATAAATCAAACTGCAAATATAGCTAATATCATTCAATCTACTATTGCATCTGCTGAACGTGTATTCGAAATCTTAGATGAAATAGAAGAAATTCAAGATACCAATACATCTAAAGTAGATGAACACACTATTAATAATTTACAAGGATCTGTTAAGTTTGATCATGTTAAATTTGGATATAAAGAAGATTCTATATTAATTGAGGATATGAATATAGATGTTAAACCTGGTGAAACAATAGCAATCGTAGGACCTACTGGTGCTGGTAAAACCACATTAGTTAATCTTTTAATGAGATTCTACGAAATTAATGATGGAAAAATAACTATTGATGGAATAAATATAATTGACTTTAATCGTGGTGATTTACGTACTACATTTGGAATGGTTCTTCAAGATACTTGGTTATTTAAAGGGACTATTAAAGAAAATATTGCTTATGGAAAAGAAAATTCTACTGATGAGGATGTAATAAAAGCTGCAAAAGCTGCTCATGCTGATCACTTTATAAGAACTCTACCTAAAGGTTATGACACATTATTAAATGAGGATGCATCAAATATATCACAAGGTCAAAAACAATTATTAACTATTGCAAGAGCTATACTTGCTAATCCTAGAATACTAATACTAGATGAAGCAACTAGTAGCGTTGATACAAGAACTGAAAGTTATATACAAAATGCTATGACAAGACTTATGGAAGGTAGAACTAACTTTGTTATAGCTCATAGATTATCAACAATTAAAGATGCTGATTTAATTTTAGTTATGAATCATGGAGATGTTATAGAAAAAGGTACACACTCAGAACTCCTTGCTCAAAAAGGATTCTACTCTGATCTTTACAACAGTCAATTTAATCATGATGAAGAAGCTGTTTAA